DNA sequence from the Callospermophilus lateralis isolate mCalLat2 chromosome 2, mCalLat2.hap1, whole genome shotgun sequence genome:
GAATACTGTAGGAATTTATCACACTAATAAGCTTGTTTCAGACCAATATAGACCTTATGAAGTACTCATTGAAATTTGAAGAATAAAGTGTTGAGGTGACATTTTAATAAACCACAATTAGAATGTCTCGGATgaagaacatttatttttaattaaagtatTTCATAACATTATTTGGCACATGATAAatgaatacctttattttcacAGGAAAACCATCTTGTACTCTCCCCTTTTCTTCACTCATGAAATCATGCACCTGAACAATAATGTGACAGAGTTCATTCTGCTTGGTTTGACACAGGACCCTGTTAGGAAGAAAATAGTGTTTgtaattttctcctttttctacTTGGGGACATTGATGGGTAACTTGCTAATTATTATCACCATCAAGACCAGTCGGGCACTTGGCAATCCAATGtacttcttccttttctatttatcCTTATCTGACACCTGCTTATCTACTTCCATAGCCCCTAGAGTGATGGTGGATGCCCTTTCTATAAGGACCACTATTTCTTTCAGTGAGTGTATAATTCAAGTTTTTTCATGTCATTACTTTGGCTGCCTGGAGATCTTCATCCTCATCCTCATGGCTGttgaccgctatgtggccatctgtaAGCCCCTGCACTACATGACCATCATGAGCCGCCGGGTCTGCAGTGTGTTGGTGGCTGTGGCCTGGGTGGGGTCCTGTGTGCATTCTTCAGCTCAGATTTTTCTTGCTTTGCGTTTGCCTTTCTGTGGTCCCAATGAAATCGATCACTACTTCTGTGACTTGGAACCCTTGTTGAAGCTCGCCTGTTCAGACACATATATGACCAACCTCCTCCTGGTGTCCAACAGTGGGGCCATTTGTACAGTGAGTTTTGTCATGCTCATGTTCTCCTATGTCATCATCTTGCATTCCCTGAGAAACCACAGTGCAGAAGGGAGGAGAAAGGCCCTGTCCACCTGCATCTCCCACATCATCGTGGTCATCTTGTTCTTTGGACCttgcatatttatatacacacggcCTGCAACCACCTTTCCCATGGATAAGATGATAGCTGTGTTTTACACCATCGGAACACCTTTGCTCAACCCTCTGATTTACACACTGAGGAATGCCGAAGTGAAAAATGCAATGAGGAAGTTGTGGAGCAAGAAATTGGTCTCTGATGACATGAGATGAATAAAGATTTGAAACCTTTCATCACTTTTATATTGACTTAGAAGTCAATATGAAATATTACTTTCTTGTTATGCATGTAGTTCCTTCAGAAAAATAGGCATTATGAGCATATACACTGCTTGAGAAGGAGCTGTTTTTATTTGGAGGAAGAGACGCAGCAGTAGGTACTAATATTTGTGTAAGGCTCTTGTTACTCTTCCTGCTGAGTGTCTCCATGTCTCTGGCAATGTAGTGACACTTGTGGTTCAAGCCACTGTTTTCCTGCCCCCCCTCATGTTGACTTCTCATGTTTTCTACTAACAGTTACCCTTCTGCATCCAGAGCCTGTCATTTCCTTCTTCCAAATGATTTGCCTTTCTTAGACATTGTTTTCTCATCATGTTTCATTAGGAACCTtcaatttgtttgtttttcttgattCAGATGAATGTACtagatttcattatttttatttgtgggtctgtgtgtgtgtgtgtgtgtgtatgtgctcaTGCATGTAGTTGGTGTCGATTCTTGTGATAATACTCTAAGTCATTACTATGTATTTACTGCTGGAATAATGACAGAACATCTAGAGAAAATACATTTTCCTGAGACAACCTTTTTTAATCTTAGGATGACtcgcattggaaaaaaaaatatatatatatatatatatgtgtgtgtgtgtgtgtgtgtgtgttacaataAAAATGCTGTGTTAAGGAATTTCCAACACAATCGACAGTGAGGACTAAAGCACAGAAGGATACTGGATTCAAAGGCATGTTTCTGCAGTGGAGATGGACATTACTCTCTGTCACTATCCACCAAC
Encoded proteins:
- the LOC143391683 gene encoding olfactory receptor 4C16-like encodes the protein MHLNNNVTEFILLGLTQDPVRKKIVFVIFSFFYLGTLMGNLLIIITIKTSRALGNPMYFFLFYLSLSDTCLSTSIAPRVMVDALSIRTTISFSECIIQVFSCHYFGCLEIFILILMAVDRYVAICKPLHYMTIMSRRVCSVLVAVAWVGSCVHSSAQIFLALRLPFCGPNEIDHYFCDLEPLLKLACSDTYMTNLLLVSNSGAICTVSFVMLMFSYVIILHSLRNHSAEGRRKALSTCISHIIVVILFFGPCIFIYTRPATTFPMDKMIAVFYTIGTPLLNPLIYTLRNAEVKNAMRKLWSKKLVSDDMR